Proteins encoded in a region of the Clostridium beijerinckii genome:
- a CDS encoding transglutaminase domain-containing protein: MKKFFKTIMIAVVIIQAITVTAFAYDEVNNMKSMENHIYNHLENRDTDFTILYTGGRSEFEENISNCIKDAYSKDDYLERSWLEIKPKAKVTENGIETTLDVKYLTTKEQENYVDNELKRITNSLINKDMSELEKVQAINEYIINRYEYDYTLKSTSVYSALTTSLAVCQGYAMTAYRMFNYAGIENRIVVGKIKDVSHSWNAVKIQGNWYHIDVTNNDSSDKNKYFLVGDSTLIENNYTWDREKYPKSFNGYYK, translated from the coding sequence ATGAAAAAGTTTTTCAAAACAATAATGATAGCAGTTGTTATTATACAAGCTATAACTGTAACGGCATTTGCATATGATGAAGTTAATAATATGAAGAGTATGGAAAATCATATTTATAATCATCTCGAAAATAGAGATACTGATTTTACTATTTTATATACAGGGGGAAGGTCAGAATTTGAAGAGAATATAAGTAATTGTATTAAGGATGCATATTCAAAAGATGATTACTTAGAGAGATCTTGGCTAGAGATAAAGCCTAAAGCAAAGGTGACTGAAAATGGTATCGAGACAACTTTAGATGTAAAATATCTGACAACTAAGGAACAGGAAAATTATGTAGATAATGAATTAAAGAGAATTACTAATTCTTTAATTAATAAGGATATGTCAGAGTTAGAAAAAGTACAGGCTATAAATGAGTATATTATAAATAGATACGAATATGATTATACTCTAAAATCTACAAGTGTTTATTCTGCATTGACCACCTCATTAGCTGTATGCCAGGGGTATGCAATGACTGCTTATAGAATGTTTAACTACGCTGGGATAGAAAATAGAATTGTAGTCGGGAAAATTAAGGATGTTTCTCATTCATGGAATGCTGTAAAAATTCAAGGCAATTGGTATCATATAGATGTTACTAACAATGATTCAAGTGATAAGAATAAATACTTTTTAGTTGGAGATAGTACTTTAATTGAAAATAATTATACTTGGGATAGAGAAAAATATCCTAAATCATTTAATGGATATTATAAATAA
- a CDS encoding ABC transporter ATP-binding protein, with the protein MADLSLRHIYKIYEGDVTAVKDFNLEIEDKEFIVFVGPSGCGKSTTLRMIAGLEEISKGELYIGGKLVNDVEPKERDIAMVFQNYALYPHMTVYDNMAFALKLRKAPKDEIDKKVREAAKRLDIEHLLDRKPKALSGGQRQRVALGRAIVREPKVFLMDEPLSNLDAKLRVQMRTEISKLYQSLGTTFIYVTHDQVEALTMGTRIVVMKDGIIQQVDTPLNIYNTPNNLFVASFIGSPQMNLINGIVSEKDGKLYCKFDENNILLPEEKAKVLKEKGYVNKEVVFGIRPEHLDDNAQIIENNPAATLTGDVEVVERMGAESYIYFRSGNNNMTARVDGSTKAEPKDKIKLYVEHENIHVFDKETELRIC; encoded by the coding sequence ATGGCAGATTTGTCACTAAGACATATTTATAAAATTTATGAAGGGGATGTAACTGCAGTAAAAGATTTCAATCTAGAAATTGAAGATAAAGAATTTATAGTTTTTGTTGGGCCATCAGGTTGTGGTAAATCTACAACTTTAAGAATGATTGCAGGGCTTGAAGAAATATCTAAAGGTGAATTATATATAGGTGGAAAATTAGTTAATGATGTAGAACCAAAAGAAAGAGATATAGCAATGGTTTTCCAAAACTATGCTTTGTATCCACATATGACAGTGTATGATAACATGGCATTTGCTTTGAAATTAAGAAAAGCACCTAAAGATGAAATAGATAAAAAAGTTAGAGAAGCAGCAAAGAGATTAGATATTGAACATTTACTAGATAGAAAGCCAAAGGCTTTATCAGGAGGCCAAAGACAAAGAGTTGCATTAGGACGTGCTATTGTTAGAGAACCAAAGGTATTCTTAATGGATGAACCTTTATCAAATCTTGATGCAAAATTAAGAGTTCAAATGAGAACAGAAATATCAAAGCTTTATCAAAGTTTAGGAACAACGTTTATATACGTTACTCATGATCAGGTTGAAGCTTTGACAATGGGAACTAGAATTGTTGTAATGAAGGACGGTATAATACAACAAGTTGATACTCCTCTTAACATATATAATACGCCAAATAATTTATTTGTTGCAAGCTTTATAGGAAGTCCTCAAATGAATTTAATAAATGGTATTGTTAGTGAAAAGGATGGAAAGTTATATTGCAAATTTGATGAAAATAATATATTATTGCCAGAAGAAAAAGCTAAAGTATTAAAAGAAAAAGGATATGTTAATAAGGAAGTAGTATTTGGTATAAGACCTGAACATTTAGATGATAATGCTCAAATAATTGAAAATAACCCTGCAGCTACTTTAACTGGAGATGTAGAAGTTGTTGAACGTATGGGTGCTGAAAGTTATATTTACTTTAGATCAGGAAACAACAATATGACTGCAAGAGTTGATGGAAGTACTAAAGCAGAACCTAAAGACAAGATTAAATTATATGTGGAACATGAAAATATTCATGTTTTTGACAAAGAAACAGAGTTAAGAATTTGCTAG
- a CDS encoding PucR family transcriptional regulator: MKGLVRYLEEIYENCEIPFEVYVDDEIIFKANPNSFSENILEDTFFIGPKSFKIKTEGNRKDFIMILEFCIKDRYKDSYSKKEKIISQLLQGLSVSKEKIKEVMPPIKEETFLVTLNLKEKITEALEALKNVYNNNDVTILIFEDTIILIGIFEDIKEHVSSISETIYFSLYEKCYISYCHIGDYELLNKLYNENMYKINLAKKYNVSQMVFGCNSLLFEEVMDNLNQDIKEKILNNFNESFSKLDEDMLKTIEVFFKSDLNLSEASKGLYVHRNTLIYRLDKIQKYTGYDIRKFNDAALFKIAFFIWIQKNKI; this comes from the coding sequence ATGAAAGGATTAGTGAGATATTTAGAAGAAATATATGAAAATTGTGAAATACCATTTGAAGTTTATGTGGACGATGAAATTATATTTAAGGCTAATCCTAATTCTTTTAGCGAAAATATACTTGAAGATACATTTTTTATTGGACCAAAAAGTTTCAAAATAAAAACAGAAGGAAATCGCAAGGATTTCATAATGATATTAGAGTTTTGTATAAAGGATAGGTATAAAGATAGCTATAGTAAGAAAGAAAAAATAATTTCCCAATTATTACAAGGCTTGAGTGTATCTAAAGAAAAGATTAAGGAAGTTATGCCACCAATAAAAGAAGAAACATTTTTAGTTACTTTAAATTTAAAAGAAAAAATAACAGAGGCATTAGAGGCATTAAAAAATGTTTATAATAATAATGATGTAACAATTCTTATATTTGAAGATACGATCATTTTAATTGGAATTTTTGAAGATATAAAGGAGCATGTATCTAGTATAAGTGAAACAATATACTTCTCGCTTTACGAAAAGTGTTATATAAGCTATTGTCATATTGGGGATTATGAATTATTGAACAAGTTGTATAATGAAAATATGTATAAAATTAATTTAGCTAAAAAGTATAATGTATCTCAAATGGTATTTGGATGCAACAGCCTTTTATTTGAAGAAGTTATGGATAATTTAAATCAGGATATTAAGGAAAAAATACTAAATAACTTTAATGAAAGTTTTTCAAAGTTAGATGAAGATATGTTAAAAACTATAGAGGTTTTCTTTAAATCAGACTTAAATTTAAGTGAAGCTTCAAAAGGATTGTATGTTCACCGAAATACGTTAATTTATAGATTGGATAAGATACAAAAATACACAGGATACGATATAAGGAAATTTAATGATGCTGCATTATTTAAGATAGCCTTCTTTATTTGGATTCAAAAGAATAAAATTTAA
- a CDS encoding LacI family DNA-binding transcriptional regulator: MNIKDIAKLAQVGVSTVSRVLNNHPDVKESTRQKILEVIKESNYIPNNSARILKQQNTKNIGVLVKGVFNPFFSQMINVIGNIINENGYTMILHQNDYKNDQEVETLISFIKEKKLQGIICLGGNFVDITDDCFKEINVPIVLTSVNTVSKQGKEYYSSVGIDNVKSSYDATSYLIEKGHNKIALILGEADDIGVSILRMQGYREALEKNKIKVDDDLIIVGGYSSRGAYKETLELLKIRKDITAFFALSDIMAIGAAKAILDSGLKVPADISIIGFDGMDESEYYNPSITTVKQPDKLMATMSINLLISQINEKKENQHILLETKLIERDSCLDLLR, translated from the coding sequence ATGAATATAAAGGATATAGCAAAATTAGCACAGGTTGGAGTCAGCACTGTTTCAAGAGTATTAAATAATCATCCTGATGTTAAAGAAAGTACAAGACAAAAGATTTTGGAAGTAATAAAGGAAAGTAATTATATACCTAATAATAGTGCCAGAATACTAAAACAACAAAACACAAAAAATATTGGGGTTTTAGTAAAAGGCGTATTCAATCCATTTTTTTCTCAAATGATTAATGTCATAGGAAATATAATAAATGAAAATGGATATACAATGATATTGCATCAAAATGATTATAAGAATGACCAAGAGGTTGAAACTTTAATATCTTTTATAAAAGAAAAGAAATTACAAGGAATTATATGCTTAGGTGGTAATTTTGTTGATATTACAGATGACTGTTTTAAAGAAATAAATGTTCCTATAGTACTAACTTCTGTCAATACTGTTTCAAAGCAAGGAAAGGAATATTATTCATCGGTTGGTATAGATAATGTTAAAAGTTCATATGATGCAACCTCATATCTAATAGAAAAAGGTCATAATAAAATAGCATTAATTTTAGGGGAAGCTGATGATATAGGCGTAAGCATATTAAGAATGCAAGGATATAGGGAAGCATTAGAAAAAAATAAAATAAAAGTTGATGATGATTTAATTATTGTTGGTGGGTATTCAAGCAGAGGTGCATACAAGGAAACACTAGAATTATTGAAAATAAGAAAGGATATCACTGCGTTTTTTGCTCTTTCAGATATTATGGCTATAGGTGCTGCTAAAGCAATTCTTGATAGTGGGTTAAAAGTTCCTGCGGATATATCAATAATCGGATTTGATGGCATGGATGAAAGTGAATATTATAATCCTAGTATAACAACAGTAAAACAACCGGACAAGCTAATGGCAACTATGAGTATAAATTTATTGATATCTCAGATTAATGAAAAAAAAGAAAACCAACATATATTATTAGAAACTAAGTTAATTGAGAGAGATTCATGCTTAGATTTGTTAAGGTAA
- the malQ gene encoding 4-alpha-glucanotransferase, with amino-acid sequence MKRGSGIIMHIASLPGRYGIGTFGKEAYEFADFLKKAGQSFWQILPLGQTSYGDSPYQSFSAFAGNPYFIDFDILESENLLRKFDYDEINFGDNPECINYELLFKEKLKVLKLAYENFKQKESENFKNFEKEEYMWLDDYATFMALKNKFDLKSFQTWDDDIKLRKNDVLKKYKEELKDEIQYWKFVQYEFFKQWTNLKNYVNKLGIKIIGDIPIYVAEDSADLWSNPKVFLVDEETLTPIKISGCPPDAFSSTGQLWGNPIYNWEYLEKENYKWWINRIRKSLELYDVIRIDHFRGFEAYWSIPYGERTAVNGEWVKGPEMKLFKAIRKELGDIDIIAEDLGLLTEDTIKFRIETGFPGMKVLAFAFSGDCENPYLPHNYERNCVAYTGTHDNDTIKGWIQTTGSKNEVENAVEYLNLTEKEGYNWGFIRGIWSSVADTSIALMQDFLNLGNETRINLPSTIGENWTWRAKDGVFTNELANKIYRLTRIYGRCE; translated from the coding sequence ATGAAAAGAGGTAGTGGAATCATAATGCATATTGCATCTTTGCCAGGTAGATATGGAATCGGAACATTTGGAAAAGAGGCATATGAATTTGCGGATTTTTTGAAGAAAGCGGGTCAAAGTTTTTGGCAGATACTACCCTTAGGACAGACTAGTTATGGGGATTCACCATACCAGTCATTTTCAGCATTTGCTGGAAATCCTTATTTTATTGATTTTGATATTTTAGAGTCTGAAAATTTGCTAAGAAAGTTCGATTATGATGAAATAAATTTTGGTGATAATCCAGAGTGTATAAATTATGAATTGTTATTTAAAGAAAAATTGAAAGTATTAAAATTGGCATATGAAAATTTTAAGCAGAAAGAATCTGAGAATTTTAAGAATTTTGAAAAAGAAGAGTATATGTGGCTTGATGACTATGCTACATTTATGGCCTTAAAGAATAAGTTTGACCTAAAAAGTTTTCAAACATGGGATGATGATATTAAATTAAGGAAAAATGATGTTTTAAAGAAATATAAAGAAGAACTTAAAGATGAAATTCAATACTGGAAATTTGTCCAATACGAATTTTTTAAACAATGGACAAACTTGAAAAATTATGTTAATAAATTAGGAATTAAAATTATAGGTGATATACCGATATACGTTGCAGAGGATAGCGCAGATTTGTGGAGTAATCCAAAAGTATTTTTAGTAGATGAAGAAACATTAACCCCAATAAAAATTTCAGGCTGCCCACCTGACGCATTTTCTTCAACGGGGCAGCTTTGGGGAAATCCTATTTATAATTGGGAGTATTTGGAGAAAGAAAACTATAAATGGTGGATAAATAGAATCAGGAAGAGTTTAGAACTTTATGATGTAATAAGAATAGATCATTTCAGAGGCTTTGAGGCATATTGGTCCATACCTTATGGAGAGAGAACAGCTGTAAATGGAGAATGGGTAAAGGGACCAGAAATGAAATTATTTAAGGCAATAAGAAAAGAACTTGGAGATATAGATATTATAGCTGAGGATTTAGGGTTATTAACTGAAGATACTATAAAATTTAGAATAGAGACTGGTTTTCCAGGTATGAAAGTATTAGCATTTGCCTTTTCAGGTGATTGTGAAAATCCATATCTGCCACATAATTATGAAAGAAATTGCGTGGCATATACAGGGACTCATGATAATGATACTATAAAAGGTTGGATTCAAACGACAGGAAGTAAGAATGAAGTTGAGAATGCAGTTGAATATTTGAATCTTACAGAAAAAGAAGGGTATAATTGGGGATTTATAAGAGGAATATGGAGCAGTGTTGCAGATACATCTATTGCACTTATGCAAGACTTCTTAAATCTTGGAAATGAAACTAGGATAAATTTACCGTCTACTATTGGAGAAAATTGGACATGGAGAGCAAAAGACGGTGTTTTTACTAATGAGTTAGCAAATAAAATATATAGATTAACTAGAATTTATGGAAGGTGTGAGTAA
- a CDS encoding glycogen/starch/alpha-glucan phosphorylase — protein MDKQRIRDGIERYLKVKHAVKLKDAQDYEIFNALSLTILEEIIDNWNETSETYNKGRMAYYLSAEYLMGRALGNNLMNLGLYDEVKDVLKELNIDLNRIEEIEEDAGLGNGGLGRLAACFVESAATLNMPLVGYGIRYSNGLFKQNIENGFQTECEDTWLKYGDSWSVRKDDEIQIIKYSDMTVKAVPYDVPIIGYGTKNINTLRLWQCEALREFDFNLFNNQQYIEAVSARNKAEDISRVLYPNDTAEAGKILRLRQQYFFSSASMKDILKKHKAKFGADFSEFVKYNVAQLNDTHPTISILEFIRILVDEEYVEFSEALSIAKEFFGYTNHTILAEALEKWDIRLIERLFPRILQIAYQVDEALMNELRQKGYDEGAIWNFRIVANNQMRMANLAIFVGRAVNGVAALHTEILKKNELNHWYHLYPNKFQNKTNGITPRRWLRLCNAELSELITDLLGSEEWIKNLELLKGLEKFKDDDAVLERLMEIKYKKKIQLADYIKQEEGINIDPDSFFDIQIKRLHEYKRQLLNALYILDLYYRIKENPNLDMPKTTFIFGAKAFPGYRRAKGIVKFINEIARLIDNDSEVSKKIKVVFVHNYRVSYAQKLFPGSDLSKQISTAGKEASGTGNMKFMLNATPTFGTYDGANIEIVQESGEENNYIFGLRVEDIERIKHDYDPKWYYRENPSIKRVIDTLIDGTLDDGRTGYFEDLYNALLEERDQYYVLADFDSFKQTQERVFEDYKDKKKWAQKCFANLYSSGTFSSDRTIKQYADEIWYIKPVTIK, from the coding sequence GTGGATAAACAAAGAATAAGAGATGGTATAGAAAGATATTTAAAAGTAAAACATGCAGTAAAGTTGAAGGATGCTCAGGATTATGAAATTTTTAATGCGCTTTCATTAACTATTTTGGAGGAAATAATTGATAATTGGAATGAAACAAGTGAAACTTATAATAAAGGAAGAATGGCATATTATTTATCAGCAGAATATTTAATGGGAAGAGCTCTAGGCAATAATTTAATGAATTTAGGTTTATACGATGAAGTTAAGGATGTTTTAAAAGAGTTAAATATAGACTTAAATAGAATCGAAGAAATAGAAGAGGATGCAGGACTTGGTAATGGTGGACTTGGAAGACTTGCAGCATGTTTTGTGGAATCAGCTGCGACATTAAACATGCCCTTAGTTGGATATGGAATAAGGTACAGTAATGGGTTATTTAAACAAAATATTGAAAATGGATTTCAAACTGAATGTGAAGATACATGGTTAAAGTATGGGGATTCATGGAGTGTTAGAAAAGATGATGAAATTCAAATAATTAAATATTCAGATATGACAGTAAAAGCAGTTCCTTACGATGTGCCGATAATTGGGTATGGAACTAAAAATATAAATACTTTAAGATTGTGGCAATGTGAGGCTTTAAGAGAATTTGACTTCAATTTGTTCAATAACCAACAATATATTGAAGCTGTATCAGCAAGAAATAAAGCGGAGGATATATCAAGAGTATTATATCCAAATGATACAGCAGAGGCAGGAAAGATATTAAGGCTTAGGCAGCAATATTTCTTCTCAAGTGCATCTATGAAAGATATACTAAAAAAACATAAGGCTAAATTTGGAGCAGACTTTTCTGAATTTGTAAAATACAATGTAGCACAATTAAATGATACTCATCCAACAATATCAATCCTTGAATTTATAAGAATATTAGTTGATGAAGAGTATGTAGAATTTTCTGAAGCATTATCAATAGCTAAAGAATTTTTTGGATATACAAATCATACAATACTTGCTGAGGCGCTAGAAAAGTGGGATATAAGATTAATAGAAAGATTATTCCCAAGAATACTTCAAATTGCATACCAAGTTGATGAAGCATTGATGAATGAGCTAAGACAAAAGGGATATGACGAAGGTGCAATATGGAATTTCAGAATTGTCGCAAATAATCAGATGAGAATGGCTAATTTAGCTATATTTGTAGGGAGAGCTGTAAATGGTGTTGCAGCACTTCATACAGAAATTTTAAAGAAGAATGAATTAAATCACTGGTATCACTTATACCCAAATAAATTTCAAAACAAAACTAATGGAATTACACCAAGAAGATGGCTTAGGCTCTGTAATGCAGAATTATCTGAGCTTATTACAGATTTGTTAGGGAGCGAAGAATGGATTAAAAATTTAGAACTTCTTAAGGGACTAGAGAAATTTAAAGATGATGATGCAGTACTTGAGAGACTTATGGAAATTAAGTATAAGAAGAAAATTCAATTAGCAGATTATATTAAACAAGAAGAGGGAATTAATATAGATCCAGATTCATTCTTTGATATTCAGATTAAGAGATTACATGAGTATAAGAGACAATTACTAAATGCTTTATATATTTTAGATTTATATTACAGAATAAAAGAAAATCCAAATTTAGACATGCCAAAAACAACATTTATATTTGGAGCTAAAGCATTCCCAGGATATAGAAGAGCTAAGGGGATTGTAAAATTTATAAATGAAATAGCTAGACTTATAGATAATGACTCAGAAGTTTCTAAGAAAATAAAAGTTGTTTTTGTTCATAATTATAGGGTGTCTTATGCTCAAAAACTATTCCCAGGTTCAGATTTATCTAAACAAATCTCAACTGCTGGGAAAGAAGCTTCAGGAACAGGAAATATGAAATTTATGTTGAATGCTACTCCAACATTTGGAACTTATGATGGTGCTAATATAGAAATTGTTCAAGAAAGCGGAGAGGAAAATAACTATATATTTGGACTTAGAGTAGAGGATATTGAAAGAATTAAGCATGACTATGATCCAAAATGGTATTATAGAGAGAATCCAAGTATTAAGAGAGTGATTGATACTTTAATCGATGGTACATTAGATGATGGAAGAACTGGATATTTCGAAGATTTATATAATGCTCTGTTAGAGGAGAGAGATCAGTATTATGTACTTGCAGATTTTGACTCGTTTAAGCAGACTCAAGAAAGAGTGTTTGAAGATTATAAGGATAAAAAGAAATGGGCTCAAAAATGTTTTGCTAATCTATATAGTTCAGGAACATTTTCAAGTGATAGAACTATAAAGCAATATGCAGATGAGATTTGGTATATAAAACCTGTCACTATTAAATAG
- a CDS encoding D-2-hydroxyacid dehydrogenase encodes MKKIVVLDGRTLGNVDYIKLNEFGQVIYYDLTSEEEVAERIRDANIVLTNKVKLNRGNLKDASELELICEMATGYNNIDIEYAKERNIAVTNVRGYSTTTVAQHTFAMLLHLYDNISYFDNFVKSGEYSRYDMFTNLEAPYKDLCGKIWGIIGLGAIGKRVARIAQAFGARVVYYSTSGKNSDSDFARVEFESLLKQCDIISVHAPLNEKTEGLLNYEAFTKMKKDTVVINVGRGPIIVDEDLARALDEEIIGGAALDVFKEEPILIENPLLKVKNKDRLILTPHVAWASEEARSRLFTDLLENISAYNRGEKRNRVDI; translated from the coding sequence ATGAAGAAAATAGTAGTATTGGATGGAAGAACTTTAGGAAATGTAGACTATATTAAATTAAATGAGTTTGGTCAGGTGATTTATTATGATTTGACATCTGAAGAAGAAGTTGCAGAAAGAATTAGAGATGCTAATATTGTTTTAACTAATAAAGTTAAGTTAAACAGGGGGAATTTAAAAGATGCGAGCGAATTGGAATTAATATGTGAAATGGCTACGGGATATAACAATATAGATATAGAATACGCTAAAGAAAGAAATATTGCGGTAACTAATGTAAGAGGATATTCAACTACGACTGTAGCTCAACATACTTTTGCTATGTTACTTCATTTATACGATAATATAAGCTATTTTGATAACTTTGTTAAATCTGGAGAGTACTCAAGATATGATATGTTCACAAATTTAGAAGCACCATATAAAGATTTGTGTGGTAAGATATGGGGAATAATTGGGCTTGGAGCCATTGGGAAAAGAGTGGCTCGAATAGCTCAAGCCTTTGGTGCAAGAGTAGTATACTATTCAACTTCAGGAAAAAATTCAGATTCAGACTTTGCAAGAGTCGAGTTTGAGTCATTGTTAAAGCAATGTGACATCATTTCAGTACATGCTCCTCTAAATGAAAAAACTGAAGGATTATTAAATTATGAGGCTTTTACTAAAATGAAAAAAGATACTGTTGTAATTAATGTTGGAAGAGGGCCTATAATTGTGGATGAAGATTTAGCTAGAGCTTTAGATGAGGAGATAATAGGTGGTGCAGCGCTGGATGTATTTAAAGAGGAGCCTATTCTAATAGAAAATCCACTACTAAAAGTAAAAAACAAAGATAGGTTAATTCTAACACCTCATGTAGCATGGGCAAGTGAAGAAGCTAGAAGTAGATTATTTACAGATTTATTAGAAAATATAAGCGCGTATAATAGAGGAGAAAAAAGAAATAGAGTAGATATTTAA
- a CDS encoding type IA DNA topoisomerase, with protein MAKVIIAEKPSVAKNIADAFNVKTRRDGYFEGNGYYITWAFGHLLQLYDAKDYDENMKGWRFEKFPFIPEHFLYKVKCDSVDRTVEDKGAKKQLGIIKALIDKEDVDGIVSATDFDREGQVIADELFGYFKVKKPIYRLLLNEWTPDEVKSGMESLKDNKEMQPLQDAGIGRQWSDWIIGINLTSVSTLKYKFEENKTINIGRVLLPTLKIIYDRDKEIENFTATTYYKLVSNFKTSTNEEFEGLYYENDSEKFDKKEDLDKFISRLEGATARIIDKQTELKKEYPPYLFNLSNLQGHITSKYKGWTSDKVLKVAQSLYEKKLTTYPRTASVVLEESLKDRAKKVLDTLKVGLPYEKDIKFSTSKRIFDSSKVESHSAITPTYIKPSGLSADEKIVYDAIKNRFIMQFMPIAEFEETKVTLKANVSEMNGIFVSKGKVKLVEGWKVVEKIESKDVILPKVEIDEEVDIINSKVNSVTKKPPKYHTEKTLLRVMETCGKGIEGKDEDSEEMMQAILSGFSIGTPATRAETIKKLKDIGYLKTKGKNLMCTELGRNLVETFPVKELFDLEYTGRLEKTLSDIEKGKFAKSDFIKLITDFTIQSVELIKKDDTALSRFKVEIPKDSENIGPCPVCGNPVIEGEKSFGCSNWKNGCRYTIWKDDRYIASFGKKISKEMVELLLKNGKVGFRNLRSKKGNTFSAYFKYEKNEESGYFNWKIEFIDNK; from the coding sequence ATGGCAAAAGTTATTATTGCGGAAAAACCATCTGTTGCTAAAAATATTGCAGATGCATTTAATGTAAAGACTAGAAGAGATGGTTATTTTGAAGGAAATGGCTATTACATAACATGGGCGTTTGGGCATCTTTTACAATTATATGATGCAAAAGACTATGATGAAAATATGAAGGGATGGAGGTTTGAAAAATTTCCTTTTATTCCAGAGCATTTTTTATATAAGGTTAAATGTGATAGTGTAGACAGAACTGTTGAAGATAAGGGTGCAAAGAAGCAGCTTGGAATAATAAAGGCTTTAATTGATAAAGAAGATGTTGATGGAATTGTATCAGCTACTGACTTCGATCGAGAAGGGCAGGTTATAGCTGATGAATTATTTGGCTACTTTAAGGTGAAAAAGCCTATATATAGATTACTTTTGAACGAATGGACACCTGATGAAGTTAAAAGCGGAATGGAGTCACTAAAAGATAACAAGGAAATGCAGCCATTGCAAGATGCTGGAATTGGAAGACAGTGGAGTGACTGGATTATTGGAATTAATTTAACTTCTGTAAGTACACTGAAATATAAATTTGAAGAAAACAAGACTATTAATATAGGAAGAGTACTTCTTCCAACTTTAAAAATCATTTATGATAGAGATAAAGAAATAGAGAATTTTACAGCAACAACTTACTATAAACTAGTATCAAACTTCAAAACTTCAACGAATGAAGAATTTGAGGGACTTTATTATGAGAATGATTCAGAAAAGTTCGATAAAAAGGAAGATTTGGATAAATTTATTTCAAGGCTTGAAGGAGCAACTGCTAGGATTATTGATAAGCAGACAGAATTAAAAAAAGAATATCCACCATACTTATTTAACTTATCTAATTTGCAAGGACATATAACTAGCAAGTATAAGGGATGGACATCAGATAAAGTTCTTAAAGTTGCACAGTCTCTCTATGAAAAGAAACTTACTACTTATCCGAGAACTGCAAGTGTGGTTCTAGAAGAAAGTTTAAAGGATAGAGCAAAAAAGGTTTTAGATACATTAAAAGTTGGATTGCCATATGAAAAAGATATTAAATTTAGTACATCCAAAAGAATTTTTGATAGCTCGAAAGTTGAAAGCCACAGTGCTATAACGCCAACATATATAAAGCCATCGGGTTTATCAGCTGATGAAAAAATAGTATATGATGCTATTAAAAATAGATTTATAATGCAATTTATGCCTATAGCTGAATTTGAAGAAACAAAAGTTACATTAAAAGCTAATGTTTCAGAAATGAATGGAATTTTTGTTTCAAAGGGAAAAGTAAAGCTTGTAGAAGGCTGGAAGGTAGTAGAGAAAATAGAAAGTAAAGATGTCATTCTTCCAAAAGTTGAAATAGATGAAGAAGTAGATATTATAAATTCTAAAGTGAATTCTGTTACTAAAAAGCCTCCTAAATATCATACTGAAAAAACATTACTTAGAGTAATGGAGACTTGCGGAAAAGGTATTGAAGGAAAAGATGAAGACTCAGAAGAAATGATGCAGGCTATTTTAAGTGGGTTTAGCATAGGAACTCCAGCGACTAGAGCAGAAACAATAAAGAAATTAAAGGATATAGGATACCTAAAGACAAAAGGTAAAAATCTTATGTGTACAGAGCTTGGTAGGAATTTGGTTGAAACTTTTCCGGTAAAAGAATTATTTGACTTGGAGTACACGGGTAGATTAGAGAAAACTCTTTCGGATATAGAGAAAGGAAAGTTTGCTAAAAGTGACTTTATTAAACTTATAACAGATTTCACAATCCAATCTGTAGAGTTGATAAAAAAAGATGATACTGCATTATCAAGATTTAAAGTAGAAATACCTAAGGATAGTGAGAATATAGGACCATGTCCAGTCTGTGGAAATCCAGTAATTGAAGGTGAAAAGAGTTTTGGATGCAGTAATTGGAAAAATGGATGCAGATATACGATTTGGAAAGATGATAGATATATAGCATCATTCGGTAAAAAAATATCTAAAGAGATGGTTGAACTCCTGCTTAAGAATGGAAAAGTAGGATTTAGAAATCTTAGAAGCAAAAAAGGAAATACATTTTCAGCATATTTTAAATACGAGAAAAATGAAGAAAGTGGATACTTCAACTGGAAGATTGAATTTATAGATAATAAATAA